One window of Staphylococcus chromogenes genomic DNA carries:
- a CDS encoding DEAD/DEAH box helicase family protein — translation MKRYGQLVKERATLTDETIEKITYGVIKREGKWFCVQCETVQNHHFYQYHSAFFKEPITYCRHCITMGRMDSVHKVVLTQTHHQRSAGNYALSFELSPQQQFASSQIVTALHEKNSLLLHAVTGAGKTEMMFEAISVARQKGFNVAVVSPRVDVVIEVSQRICQTFKHENIDVLHQASQQKFQGHFIIATVHQLYRFKNHFDVIFIDEVDAFPLSMDPNLMHCISSAARSEKTLIYMTATPPKSLLKSFSPEHIITLPARFHRYPLVVPTFKYFKVKFRHRQSYLIKHLNQQVQLQRTTLLFFSNIEEMKDFYKTYQSLLNSLCYVYSEDPERLSKVQALRDGHYKIVLTTTILERGFTMPYLDVWVMDSHKYTASALIQIAGRVGRKKVCPDGTVLFYHTGRTIAMYAARHEIKRMNELGREKEWIKH, via the coding sequence ATGAAACGGTACGGACAACTAGTGAAGGAGCGCGCGACTTTAACAGATGAAACGATAGAAAAAATCACTTACGGAGTGATCAAAAGAGAAGGAAAATGGTTTTGTGTGCAATGTGAGACAGTGCAAAATCACCATTTTTATCAGTATCATAGCGCTTTTTTTAAGGAGCCTATTACCTATTGTCGCCATTGTATCACGATGGGGCGAATGGATTCTGTCCATAAAGTTGTTTTAACCCAAACGCATCATCAACGTTCAGCTGGAAATTATGCGCTTTCTTTCGAATTATCTCCCCAACAACAATTTGCATCTTCTCAAATTGTGACCGCATTACATGAAAAGAACAGTTTGCTTCTACATGCAGTGACTGGTGCTGGGAAAACAGAGATGATGTTTGAAGCCATTTCAGTGGCACGTCAGAAAGGTTTCAACGTTGCAGTCGTATCGCCAAGGGTAGATGTTGTCATTGAGGTGAGTCAACGGATTTGTCAAACGTTTAAACATGAAAATATTGATGTATTACATCAAGCGAGTCAACAAAAATTTCAGGGTCATTTCATTATAGCGACCGTTCATCAATTGTATCGCTTTAAAAACCATTTTGATGTCATATTTATTGATGAAGTGGATGCTTTTCCGCTTTCTATGGATCCGAATTTAATGCACTGTATTTCAAGTGCAGCACGTAGTGAAAAAACGTTAATTTATATGACGGCCACCCCACCAAAAAGTTTATTAAAATCTTTCTCGCCAGAACATATCATTACGTTGCCAGCACGGTTTCATCGTTACCCTCTTGTTGTGCCTACATTTAAATATTTCAAAGTGAAATTTAGACATCGGCAAAGTTATTTGATAAAACATTTAAATCAACAAGTTCAATTACAACGGACGACTTTGCTATTTTTTAGTAATATAGAAGAGATGAAAGATTTTTATAAAACCTATCAATCTTTGCTAAACAGTTTATGTTACGTCTATAGTGAAGACCCAGAGCGCCTCTCTAAAGTTCAAGCACTTCGTGATGGCCATTACAAAATTGTATTAACAACAACTATTTTAGAAAGAGGATTCACAATGCCTTATTTAGACGTTTGGGTAATGGATAGCCACAAGTATACGGCTTCTGCGCTGATTCAAATTGCTGGAAGGGTTGGAAGAAAGAAGGTATGTCCAGATGGAACAGTGCTGTTTTATCACACGGGGAGGACGATAGCGATGTATGCGGCACGTCATGAAATTAAACGTATGAATGAGTTGGGAAGAGAAAAGGAATGGATTAAACATTGA
- a CDS encoding threonine/serine exporter family protein has product MMSIFYYIAQFLISFIATMLFSILFNAPKKLLVAAGFVGAMGWIIYKFTLDLNFGTVPAAFFGSFILGVMSHVMSRRYKRPVIIFIVPGIIPLVPGGAAYEATRLLVSNEYTKAVNQFLEVTLTSGAIAFGILCAEIFYYIYTRLKHHYAKLKGKTYKRGYHMNNRI; this is encoded by the coding sequence ATGATGTCTATTTTTTATTATATCGCTCAATTTTTAATCAGTTTTATTGCCACCATGCTGTTTTCAATCCTATTCAACGCACCTAAAAAATTACTTGTTGCGGCTGGTTTTGTAGGTGCCATGGGATGGATTATTTATAAATTCACGCTTGATTTAAACTTTGGAACGGTCCCTGCCGCTTTTTTCGGGAGTTTCATTTTAGGCGTTATGAGTCACGTGATGAGTCGTCGTTATAAACGGCCCGTCATTATTTTCATCGTTCCCGGCATTATTCCCCTCGTTCCCGGAGGTGCCGCATACGAAGCCACCCGTTTACTTGTATCAAACGAATATACAAAAGCCGTCAATCAATTTTTAGAAGTGACATTAACTTCTGGCGCCATCGCTTTTGGAATTTTATGTGCCGAAATTTTTTACTATATCTACACGCGTTTAAAACACCACTATGCTAAACTAAAAGGTAAGACCTATAAAAGAGGCTATCATATGAACAATCGTATATAA
- the gdpS gene encoding GGDEF domain-containing protein GdpS has product MIEAIIYNISVSIAGIYLFHRLQYAESRDFRFSKSYMSVLMTIVGLLLALQPVPIEHYYIQLSFVPLLFLGRYTNAFYTFISALLIAIVSYFVLSTTFTFAISLLIIAVIVSTIGPFIKQNHIIAIQILNIISIVILLVIAIIVPHFDTIEVLYLLPLSIVATLITALFYVDLHRFFTLIDRYDNENTIDYLTGLGNVKEFDRHLNALAQRADTKKQSLALLLIDIDGFKDVNDAHTHEAGDAILKQISHLLQNYVPPKHRIFRNGGEEFSIVIKNYSLDDCVKLAESIRKGVEKSNFHLPDKSVIKLSVSIGVGYLTSDDYKSQRKVFKDADDMLHIAKNEGRNKVMFNPIIKLQ; this is encoded by the coding sequence ATGATTGAAGCCATTATTTATAATATATCAGTATCCATCGCGGGTATCTATTTATTTCATCGGTTACAATACGCTGAATCGCGTGACTTTAGATTTTCTAAAAGTTATATGAGCGTATTGATGACTATCGTTGGATTACTGCTTGCCTTGCAACCAGTCCCCATCGAACATTATTACATTCAACTTTCATTTGTTCCTTTATTATTTTTAGGTCGATACACAAATGCATTTTATACGTTTATTTCTGCGTTACTCATTGCTATTGTCAGTTATTTTGTACTTTCAACAACATTCACATTTGCCATTTCACTACTTATTATTGCAGTGATTGTAAGTACAATTGGACCTTTTATTAAACAAAATCATATTATTGCGATACAAATCTTAAATATCATTAGTATTGTCATTTTACTTGTTATTGCAATAATCGTCCCTCACTTTGACACGATTGAAGTATTGTATTTACTGCCATTATCCATCGTTGCGACGTTGATTACAGCATTATTTTACGTAGATTTACATCGCTTTTTCACTTTAATTGATCGCTACGATAATGAAAATACAATCGACTATTTAACCGGATTAGGAAATGTTAAAGAATTCGACAGACATTTAAATGCATTAGCACAACGCGCCGATACAAAAAAACAAAGTCTTGCCTTGTTATTAATAGACATTGACGGTTTTAAAGATGTGAATGATGCACATACACACGAAGCTGGAGATGCCATTTTAAAACAGATTTCTCATCTTTTACAAAATTATGTCCCTCCAAAACATAGAATATTTAGAAATGGTGGAGAAGAATTCTCTATCGTTATTAAAAATTATTCATTAGATGATTGCGTCAAATTGGCCGAAAGTATTCGTAAAGGTGTTGAAAAATCAAATTTCCACTTGCCTGACAAATCTGTCATTAAATTATCCGTCTCCATCGGTGTTGGCTATTTAACAAGTGATGACTATAAATCACAACGTAAAGTATTTAAAGATGCCGATGATATGTTACACATTGCTAAAAATGAAGGGCGTAACAAAGTGATGTTTAATCCGATTATCAAGCTACAATAA
- a CDS encoding YigZ family protein: MEDSIITIKSEHIIENVISKSRFIAHIKPVQTEEEAKSFIEAKKKEHREATHNCSAYTIGDTMHIQKALDDGEPSGTAGVPMLEMLKKHDIHNAAVVVTRYFGGIKLGTGGLIRAYGGAVRDCIKAAGRVELKPAIPSHVTLSYDLTGKFEYELQSTSFYLRDTVYTDKVTYDIDVIESDREAFVQFLNQHTQGQFVLTEDPVKRLAFDIET; the protein is encoded by the coding sequence ATGGAAGATTCAATCATCACAATTAAAAGTGAACACATCATTGAAAATGTCATTAGTAAATCGCGGTTTATCGCTCATATTAAACCCGTCCAAACTGAAGAAGAAGCAAAATCATTTATAGAAGCTAAGAAAAAAGAGCATCGCGAAGCCACACATAATTGTTCCGCCTATACGATTGGGGACACGATGCATATTCAAAAAGCGCTCGATGACGGTGAACCCAGTGGAACAGCAGGTGTCCCAATGCTTGAAATGTTAAAAAAACACGATATTCATAATGCTGCTGTTGTGGTTACGCGTTATTTTGGTGGCATCAAACTTGGAACCGGTGGCTTAATTCGTGCTTATGGTGGAGCTGTACGTGATTGTATAAAAGCGGCAGGTCGCGTGGAATTAAAACCGGCTATCCCTTCTCACGTTACGCTCTCTTATGATTTAACCGGTAAATTTGAATATGAGCTTCAATCCACTTCATTTTATTTAAGAGACACCGTTTACACCGATAAAGTGACTTACGATATTGATGTTATCGAATCGGATCGCGAGGCATTTGTTCAATTTTTAAACCAACATACACAAGGCCAATTCGTTCTTACTGAAGATCCTGTGAAACGCCTTGCCTTTGATATCGAGACATAA
- the fakB1 gene encoding fatty acid kinase binding subunit FakB1, which translates to MKIAVMTDSTSYIPQPYLEENNIRIVPLSITLENGENHKENETITADEFYTVLKESETIPTTSQPAIGEMINAFEAYKAEGYTDVITVHLSSGISGAYQTSLQAASMVEGINVHPIDSKIACMVEGAFVFRAIDLIKEGKHIDEILEDLEDMRQHTGAYLVVDDLKNLRKSGRITGAQAWVGNLLKMKPVLTFEEGLIVPYEKVRTKKKALKLIEDKAIELSNQFEQSTVVVIGGDNKEESHRVFEDLKTRFPEKNIIFSEFGPVISSHLGLGGFGIGAVNRKITVPDYK; encoded by the coding sequence ATGAAAATCGCTGTCATGACAGATTCTACAAGTTATATTCCTCAACCTTATTTAGAAGAAAATAATATACGAATTGTGCCGTTAAGTATTACGTTAGAAAATGGCGAAAATCATAAAGAAAACGAAACAATTACAGCAGATGAATTTTATACTGTGTTAAAGGAGTCTGAAACGATTCCGACGACAAGCCAACCCGCGATTGGTGAGATGATTAATGCGTTTGAGGCATACAAAGCTGAAGGTTATACAGACGTCATTACCGTACATTTATCTAGTGGGATAAGTGGAGCTTATCAAACATCTTTACAAGCAGCTAGCATGGTCGAAGGTATCAATGTACATCCCATAGATTCCAAAATTGCATGTATGGTGGAAGGTGCATTTGTGTTTCGGGCAATAGACTTAATTAAAGAAGGTAAGCATATAGATGAAATTCTCGAGGATTTAGAAGATATGCGTCAACACACTGGAGCTTATCTCGTCGTCGATGATTTGAAAAACTTGCGTAAAAGCGGACGCATCACAGGGGCACAGGCATGGGTTGGAAATCTATTAAAAATGAAGCCTGTGCTGACATTTGAGGAAGGGCTTATTGTTCCTTATGAAAAAGTACGCACAAAGAAAAAAGCATTGAAATTAATCGAAGACAAAGCTATCGAATTGTCAAATCAATTTGAACAATCGACAGTTGTTGTGATCGGTGGAGATAATAAGGAAGAGTCACATCGTGTGTTTGAAGATTTAAAAACGCGCTTTCCAGAAAAAAATATCATTTTTTCTGAATTTGGTCCAGTTATCTCCTCCCACTTAGGATTAGGTGGATTTGGTATAGGTGCAGTCAATCGTAAAATTACTGTGCCAGATTACAAGTAA
- a CDS encoding glycosyltransferase family 4 protein, which produces MYTLTLIIFSMIVSLILTPIVIAVSKKLDIVDRPNFRKIHTKPISMLGGSAILLSFFIGIWLGAPIEREIKPLLLGAIVIYLVGLIDDLYDLKPVLKLIGQIIAASIVVVYGVTIDFISIPIGPTIHFGWLSIPITIFWIVAITNAINLIDGLDGLAAGVSTIALVTIAFIAILQGNIFIIMICSVLIGSLLGFLVFNFHPAKIFLGDSGALLLGFIIGFLSLLGFKNITFISLFFPIVILAVPFIDTLFAMIRRVKRGQHIMQADKSHLHHKLLDLGYTHRQTVILIYAMAIMFSVVSVILYLSQPCGFFLTVLLIIITIELIVEFTGLIDDDYRPLLNLISKRHPK; this is translated from the coding sequence ATGTATACACTCACGTTGATTATATTTTCAATGATTGTCAGTTTGATTTTAACACCTATAGTGATAGCGGTTTCCAAAAAGTTAGATATCGTTGATCGACCTAACTTTAGAAAGATACATACTAAACCTATATCTATGTTAGGTGGCTCTGCAATTTTACTCTCTTTCTTTATTGGAATATGGCTCGGCGCTCCAATAGAACGAGAAATAAAACCTCTATTACTAGGTGCTATCGTCATTTATTTAGTTGGGCTTATTGATGACTTATATGATTTGAAACCCGTTTTAAAATTAATTGGACAAATTATAGCCGCGTCTATTGTCGTTGTGTATGGCGTCACTATTGATTTTATTTCGATTCCTATTGGTCCAACGATACATTTTGGCTGGCTAAGTATTCCAATTACTATTTTTTGGATTGTAGCGATTACGAATGCGATTAATTTAATCGATGGTTTGGATGGCCTAGCAGCCGGAGTTTCAACGATTGCTCTTGTAACCATTGCATTTATCGCAATTTTACAAGGTAACATTTTTATTATTATGATTTGTAGTGTTCTGATTGGCTCATTACTCGGATTTCTTGTTTTTAACTTTCATCCGGCAAAGATATTTTTAGGAGACAGTGGCGCATTGTTGCTTGGGTTTATTATAGGTTTCCTTTCTTTATTAGGATTCAAAAATATTACTTTTATTTCACTGTTCTTCCCAATCGTCATTTTGGCAGTGCCATTTATTGATACATTGTTTGCGATGATTCGACGCGTCAAACGAGGTCAGCATATTATGCAAGCGGATAAATCCCATTTGCATCATAAACTGTTAGACTTAGGTTATACTCATCGCCAAACAGTCATATTAATCTATGCGATGGCCATTATGTTCAGTGTCGTAAGTGTCATATTATATCTATCTCAACCTTGTGGTTTCTTTTTAACGGTGCTCCTCATTATCATTACAATAGAGCTTATTGTAGAGTTTACGGGGCTCATTGATGATGATTATCGTCCGTTGCTCAATTTGATTTCAAAACGTCATCCAAAATAA
- a CDS encoding threonine/serine exporter family protein — protein MADSLTIIDENKVLDVVLLAGKVLLESGAETYRVEDTMGRIAASFGLDDTYAFVTSTAIMFSLNDRTNTRLVRVRERTTDLEKIAIANNVSRKISQNKITLDEAKTELIHLEQASLQFSFIVKFLSAAIASGFFLFMFGGVAHDFIYAVMAGAGAFLTFDLVQRYIQIKFFSEFISSMVVIAVAASFTKLGMTVNQDIITIAGVMPLVPGILITNAIRDLMAGELLAGMSRGVEAALTAFAIGAGVAVVLIIF, from the coding sequence ATGGCAGATTCACTGACAATTATTGATGAAAACAAAGTGCTCGATGTCGTTTTATTAGCGGGAAAAGTTTTGCTAGAAAGCGGCGCCGAAACCTATCGTGTTGAGGATACAATGGGTCGTATTGCAGCGAGTTTTGGCTTGGATGATACATATGCCTTTGTCACTTCAACTGCCATTATGTTTTCACTCAATGATCGTACAAACACGCGCTTAGTTCGTGTGCGAGAGCGTACGACAGATTTAGAAAAAATTGCTATCGCAAATAATGTTTCACGAAAAATATCACAAAATAAAATCACTTTAGACGAGGCCAAAACAGAATTGATACATTTAGAACAAGCCTCTCTTCAATTTTCTTTTATTGTAAAATTTTTATCTGCTGCTATCGCATCTGGGTTCTTCTTATTTATGTTCGGCGGTGTGGCCCACGATTTTATTTATGCTGTAATGGCCGGGGCCGGTGCGTTTTTAACCTTTGACCTTGTTCAACGTTATATTCAAATTAAATTCTTTTCTGAATTCATTAGTTCTATGGTCGTCATCGCCGTTGCTGCCTCTTTCACAAAATTAGGAATGACGGTAAACCAAGATATTATTACAATTGCTGGTGTCATGCCACTCGTCCCAGGTATTTTAATCACAAATGCGATTCGTGACTTAATGGCGGGTGAATTACTTGCGGGTATGTCACGAGGTGTGGAAGCCGCATTAACCGCATTTGCGATTGGTGCTGGTGTCGCAGTCGTCTTAATTATATTTTAG
- the secA gene encoding preprotein translocase subunit SecA: protein MGFLTKLVEGNNREVKRLGKLADKVIALEEDMAILTDDEIKEKTRKFQEQLQEIEDRKKQDNKLDEILPEAFALVREASKRVFGMVPYKVQIMGGIAIHKGDIAEMRTGEGKTLTATMPTYLNALTGRGVHVITVNEYLASSQSEEMAHLYEFLGLNVGLNTNSLQTHEKRDAYAKDITYSTNNELGFDYLRDNMVNYKEDRVMRKLNFAIIDEVDSILIDEARTPLIISGEAEKSTSLYTQANVFAKMLKAEDDYNYDVQTKAIQLTEQGIDKAERMFKIDNLYDVRHVDIIHHINLALRAHYTMARDIDYMVSNGEILIVDQFTGRTMPGRRFSEGLHQAIEAKESVKIQNESKTMASITFQNYFRMYNKLAGMTGTAKTEEEEFRNIYNMTVTQIPTNRPVQRVDHSDLIYVSQKGKFDAVVEEVIEKHRKGQPVLLGTVAVETSEYISNLLKKRGIRHSVLNAKNHEREAEIVADAGQRGAVTIATNMAGRGTDIKLGEGVEDLGGLAVIGTERHESRRIDDQLRGRSGRQGDRGDSRFYLSLQDDLMVRFGSERMQSMMNRLGMDDSTPIESKMVSRAVESAQKRVEGNNFDARKRILEYDEVLRKQREIMYEERNRIIDEESSSALVIEMLKSTLERTIQYHVNEDAENPDYEPLIHYVEDVFLHEGELKEEEIKGKDREDIFDIIWEKIEKAYNRQKEALGERMPEFERMILLRSIDERWTSHIDTMDQLRQGIHLRSYGQQNPLRDYQNEGHELFDIMMQGIEEDVSKYILKSVVTVEDDVQREKTKEFEGQHVSTNDGKEKVKPQPIVKEHEVGRNEPCPCGSGKKYKNCCGK from the coding sequence ATGGGTTTTTTAACGAAACTGGTTGAAGGTAATAACCGAGAAGTCAAAAGACTTGGAAAACTTGCGGACAAAGTTATTGCCTTGGAAGAAGACATGGCAATTTTAACTGATGATGAAATTAAAGAGAAAACACGCAAATTTCAGGAACAATTGCAAGAAATAGAAGATCGAAAAAAACAGGATAATAAACTTGATGAAATTTTACCAGAGGCGTTTGCACTTGTCAGAGAAGCATCAAAACGCGTATTTGGTATGGTTCCTTATAAAGTTCAAATTATGGGTGGTATTGCGATTCATAAAGGCGATATTGCAGAGATGAGAACGGGTGAAGGTAAAACATTAACTGCCACAATGCCAACGTATTTGAATGCATTAACTGGACGTGGTGTCCACGTTATCACTGTCAATGAATATTTAGCTTCCTCTCAAAGTGAAGAGATGGCGCATTTATATGAATTTTTAGGGCTTAATGTAGGACTTAACACGAATAGTTTACAAACACACGAAAAACGTGATGCTTACGCAAAAGACATTACGTACAGTACAAACAATGAACTGGGCTTCGACTATTTACGAGATAACATGGTGAACTATAAAGAGGATCGCGTTATGCGCAAGTTGAATTTTGCTATTATCGATGAAGTTGACTCAATTTTAATCGATGAAGCGCGTACACCTCTGATTATTTCTGGTGAGGCAGAAAAATCAACATCATTGTATACGCAAGCCAACGTCTTTGCCAAAATGCTAAAAGCTGAAGATGATTATAATTATGATGTACAAACAAAAGCGATTCAGCTTACTGAGCAAGGGATTGACAAAGCAGAACGTATGTTTAAAATTGACAATTTATATGATGTGCGACATGTGGATATCATTCACCACATCAACCTTGCATTAAGAGCGCATTATACAATGGCTCGTGATATAGATTATATGGTATCAAATGGCGAAATTTTAATTGTTGACCAATTCACAGGTCGTACAATGCCCGGACGACGATTTTCAGAAGGGTTACATCAAGCTATTGAAGCTAAAGAATCGGTTAAAATTCAAAATGAGTCTAAAACAATGGCTTCTATCACCTTCCAAAACTACTTTAGAATGTACAATAAATTAGCAGGTATGACAGGGACAGCTAAAACGGAAGAAGAAGAATTTAGAAATATATATAATATGACCGTAACGCAAATCCCTACCAACCGTCCTGTCCAACGTGTGGATCATTCTGATTTAATTTATGTCAGTCAAAAAGGAAAATTTGATGCAGTGGTCGAAGAAGTGATTGAAAAACACCGTAAAGGCCAACCTGTGCTCTTGGGTACAGTTGCAGTGGAAACGAGTGAATACATTTCAAACTTACTTAAAAAACGTGGTATTCGCCATAGCGTACTTAATGCGAAAAACCACGAACGTGAAGCCGAAATTGTAGCAGATGCAGGACAACGCGGTGCTGTAACGATTGCTACAAACATGGCCGGTCGTGGTACGGACATTAAGCTTGGAGAAGGCGTAGAAGATTTAGGAGGTCTTGCAGTTATCGGGACTGAAAGACATGAATCACGACGTATTGATGACCAATTGCGTGGACGTTCAGGTCGACAAGGAGACCGTGGAGACAGCCGTTTTTACTTGTCACTTCAAGATGATTTAATGGTACGGTTTGGTTCTGAACGTATGCAATCCATGATGAATCGACTGGGTATGGACGATTCCACACCAATTGAATCTAAAATGGTATCGCGTGCGGTTGAATCCGCACAAAAACGTGTGGAAGGTAACAACTTTGATGCACGTAAACGGATTCTAGAATACGATGAAGTGTTACGTAAACAACGTGAAATCATGTACGAAGAGCGTAATCGAATTATCGATGAAGAAAGCAGTTCAGCCCTTGTCATTGAAATGTTAAAATCAACACTTGAACGTACGATTCAATATCACGTGAATGAAGATGCTGAAAATCCCGATTATGAACCACTAATTCATTATGTGGAAGATGTGTTCTTGCATGAAGGTGAATTGAAAGAAGAGGAAATCAAAGGCAAAGATCGTGAAGATATTTTCGACATCATTTGGGAAAAAATAGAAAAAGCATACAATCGTCAAAAAGAAGCCCTTGGTGAGCGTATGCCAGAATTTGAAAGAATGATTTTATTACGTTCTATTGATGAACGATGGACGTCCCACATCGATACAATGGATCAATTGAGACAAGGGATTCATTTACGTTCCTATGGTCAACAAAATCCTTTACGTGATTACCAAAATGAAGGTCATGAACTTTTCGATATTATGATGCAAGGCATTGAAGAAGATGTAAGTAAATACATCTTAAAATCAGTTGTGACAGTTGAAGATGACGTGCAACGTGAAAAGACAAAGGAATTTGAAGGTCAACACGTCTCTACGAACGATGGGAAAGAAAAAGTAAAACCTCAACCTATCGTTAAAGAGCACGAAGTAGGACGTAATGAACCTTGTCCTTGCGGAAGTGGCAAAAAATATAAAAACTGTTGTGGTAAATAA
- the hpf gene encoding ribosome hibernation-promoting factor, HPF/YfiA family yields the protein MINFEIHGDNLTITDAIRNYIEDKIGKLERYFTNVPNATAHVKVKTYQNSSTKIEVTIPLKNVTLRAEERHDDLYAGIDLITSKLERQVRKYKTRVNRKNRDRGNEQDIFVDAEATTPEIDNETSESDIEIIRSKTFGLKPMDSEEAVLQMNLLGHDFFVFHDRETEGTSIVYRRKDGKYGLIETEALD from the coding sequence ATGATTAACTTTGAAATTCATGGAGACAACCTCACAATCACAGATGCAATTCGCAATTATATTGAGGACAAAATTGGTAAATTAGAACGATACTTTACGAATGTGCCTAATGCAACAGCACATGTTAAAGTAAAAACTTACCAAAACTCAAGTACTAAAATTGAAGTAACGATTCCGCTTAAAAACGTTACTTTAAGAGCTGAAGAGCGTCATGATGATTTATATGCGGGTATTGACTTAATTACGAGCAAATTAGAACGTCAAGTTCGTAAATATAAAACACGCGTGAATAGAAAAAACCGTGATCGCGGTAATGAACAAGATATTTTCGTAGATGCAGAAGCAACTACACCTGAAATTGACAATGAAACATCTGAATCAGACATTGAAATCATTCGTTCTAAAACATTCGGTTTAAAACCAATGGACTCAGAAGAAGCTGTACTTCAAATGAACTTATTAGGACATGACTTCTTTGTATTCCACGACAGAGAAACAGAAGGTACTAGCATTGTTTATCGTCGTAAAGATGGAAAATATGGTCTGATTGAAACAGAAGCTTTAGATTAA
- a CDS encoding ComF family protein → MNQYQFQPENRCQYCLGKIEQQHCVNCSVRKYHYRFDKITACFHYEGFYKSFYHQYKFLGDVALAKVIAQALRIPYANFDMVIPVPSVEENDLKRTFNPVQTVLEEAKIPFQNCLKMNQRPKQFSLNLKDRMNLKNGISIQGDIRLENKHILLVDDIYTTGQTAHNVAVKLFSKKVRKLSMLTFAR, encoded by the coding sequence ATGAATCAATATCAATTTCAACCAGAAAACCGATGTCAGTATTGCCTCGGAAAAATTGAACAGCAACACTGTGTGAATTGTAGCGTACGTAAGTATCACTATCGTTTCGATAAGATAACTGCCTGTTTTCATTATGAAGGTTTTTATAAATCCTTTTATCACCAATACAAATTCCTCGGCGATGTCGCATTGGCTAAAGTGATTGCGCAAGCGCTTCGAATTCCATACGCTAACTTTGATATGGTGATACCTGTCCCTTCAGTAGAAGAAAATGACCTTAAAAGAACATTTAATCCAGTACAAACGGTATTAGAAGAAGCGAAAATTCCTTTTCAAAACTGTCTTAAGATGAATCAACGTCCTAAACAGTTTTCTCTTAACTTAAAAGACAGGATGAATTTGAAGAATGGCATTTCAATTCAAGGTGACATTCGACTCGAAAACAAACACATTTTACTTGTAGATGATATTTACACAACGGGCCAAACTGCCCATAACGTTGCGGTTAAGCTATTCTCGAAAAAAGTCAGAAAATTGAGTATGTTAACGTTTGCACGTTGA